The Variovorax paradoxus DNA window GGAGGCAGCGCGGCGCGGGCCCATCGAGCAAGCGACAGCTCGCTTCCCCCCAACGCCGCAACGGGAGAGGGCTGGCCCGGTGCGATGCGGGCCTTGAGGATGTTCATCGGCGGGTTGCCGAGAAAGCGGGCGACGAAGGCATCGGCCGGTGCACGATAGACGTCCAGCGGCTTGCCGACCTGGGCGACCTTGCCCTTGTTCATGACGCAGATCCGCTGGCCCATCGTCATGGCCTCGACCTGGTCGTGCGTGACGTAGATCATGGTCGCGCCCAGCCGGTGGTGCAGCCGCACCAGTTCGTTGCGGGTGTTCACCCGCAGCGCTGCATCGAGGTTCGACAGCGGCTCGTCGAACAGGAAGACCTTGGGTTCGCGCACGATCGCGCGGCCCAGCGCCACGCGTTGCCGCTGGCCGCCCGACAACGCCGCGGGCTTGCGCGCCAGCAGCTCGTTCAGGCCCAGGATGTCGGCGGCCGACTTCACGCGCGCGGAGATCTGCCGGCTGTCGACCTTGCGCCGCCGAAGACCGAACGACAGATTGTCGGCCACGCTCATGTGCGGATAGAGCGCGTAGGACTGGAACACCATGGCGATGTCGCGGTCCTTGGCGGGGACCTCGTTGACCTTGCGCGCGTCGATGACCAGCGAGCCTTCGCTGATCGCCTCCAGCCCCGCGATCATGCGCAGCGTGGTCGACTTCCCGCAGCCCGAGGGCCCGAGCAGGACCATGAATTCGCCGTCCTGGACGGACAGCGACACGTCGTCGACGGCGGGCTGCGCCGTGCCCTTGTAGCGCTTGAAGATGTTTTCGAGATGGACTGCTGCCACGGTGGTTCCCCGGTCGTTGGAGTTGTTGGAAGGAGGACGGAGCCTGGCGCTCACTTGACGGCGCCGGCCGTCATGCCCTGGATGAGCTTCTCGGAGAAGAAGGCGTACAGCACCACGACCGGAATGACCGCGATCATCATGCCGGTGGCGATCATCCCGATGTCCTGGAAGTAGTCGCCCATGTACGCACGAATGCCGATGGGGAGCGTGCGCGCGCTCTGGTCGCTCAGCAGCACCACCGCGAACAGGAACTCGTTCCAGAGCTGGATGAAGTTCAGGATGATGGTGGTCGCGATCGCCGGCATGCCTACCGGCAGCACGATGCGCCAGAAGATCTCGAAGTCGGAATACCCGTCCATCTTGGCGGCATCGAACAGGTCCTGCGGGATGCGCGCAAAGAAGCCTTCGAGCAGATACACCGTCAGCGGCAACTGCAGGCTCACGTACACGATCATCAGGCCGAGCCGGGAGTTGTAGAGGTCGTACTCCACCAGCACCTGGAACAGCGAGATCAGAATGATCTGTGGCGGGAAAACGATCGAGCTGAACAGGATGAAGTAGACCAGCCGGTTGCCGCGAAAGTTGTAGC harbors:
- a CDS encoding ABC transporter ATP-binding protein, producing MAAVHLENIFKRYKGTAQPAVDDVSLSVQDGEFMVLLGPSGCGKSTTLRMIAGLEAISEGSLVIDARKVNEVPAKDRDIAMVFQSYALYPHMSVADNLSFGLRRRKVDSRQISARVKSAADILGLNELLARKPAALSGGQRQRVALGRAIVREPKVFLFDEPLSNLDAALRVNTRNELVRLHHRLGATMIYVTHDQVEAMTMGQRICVMNKGKVAQVGKPLDVYRAPADAFVARFLGNPPMNILKARIAPGQPSPVAALGGSELSLARWARAALPPAGELLVGVRPEELQLHEARGDSGTLRGVVSAIEPLGAETLLMVSLEGDAGEVMARLHRDVRSSIGDRVGLSIPNEALYLFDALTEKAIPAADVGAP
- a CDS encoding carbohydrate ABC transporter permease encodes the protein MTSASTILKPPVAADHRDSLSTTLSRMLRNGGLMAAVVLYTLYSALPFLWIGTMSVRTTSEISANHFAWPETFHWEKFCIAWVDSNFAQYFWNSTLIVVSAVAIVTLLGAAAAHCLARYNFRGNRLVYFILFSSIVFPPQIILISLFQVLVEYDLYNSRLGLMIVYVSLQLPLTVYLLEGFFARIPQDLFDAAKMDGYSDFEIFWRIVLPVGMPAIATTIILNFIQLWNEFLFAVVLLSDQSARTLPIGIRAYMGDYFQDIGMIATGMMIAVIPVVVLYAFFSEKLIQGMTAGAVK